The proteins below come from a single Pedobacter aquae genomic window:
- a CDS encoding right-handed parallel beta-helix repeat-containing protein translates to MFIKTPKYSLILVLSLFYAQSFAAKYYVAPNGSDSNTGTISSPFLSIQRSQDAVSAGDTVYIRGGTYMMTESQIALKSSIFAYVTYLNKSGTAGKMIKYWAYPGEKPVFNYSNVKPADYRVHAFEVVGSYIHLKGLEVVGVQVTILTHTQSICFENQGNNNIYEQLSMHDGQAIGFYLTKGANNLILNCDAYNNHDNTSGNKLGGNTDGFGNHPSSAAHTNNIFRGCRAWFNSDDGYDCISADAPTVFENCWAFYNGYSTNFTSLGDGNGFKVGGYGSSPLSNLPAIIPRNTTKSCLAVRNKANGFYANHHLAGNYWYNNTAYLNASNYNMLNRKAANSTDYLTDVPGYDHVMKNNLGFAARGTETSQIDAPKCDLSFNYFTLPVTVNSSDFVSLDLAQLTQPRKENGDLPDINFMKLVSGSDLIDVGIDIGIAFEGAKPDLGYREFKSITTGIEKYPTYKGFKLYPNPSQDSLNITLPNHNEAVILKIYNMEGKCVKEETLSIKENIRIDISKLAQGSYILNLSLKKNYITLVSTKFIKSL, encoded by the coding sequence CCCTCATTCTAGTATTGAGTTTATTTTATGCACAAAGCTTTGCAGCAAAATATTACGTTGCGCCCAATGGTAGCGATAGCAATACGGGAACGATAAGCTCTCCTTTTTTAAGTATCCAAAGATCTCAAGATGCTGTAAGTGCTGGCGATACCGTGTATATACGAGGTGGAACTTACATGATGACAGAAAGCCAAATTGCTTTAAAATCAAGCATTTTTGCTTATGTAACATATCTGAATAAAAGTGGAACCGCAGGGAAAATGATTAAATATTGGGCCTACCCAGGAGAGAAACCTGTATTTAACTATAGCAATGTTAAACCTGCAGATTACAGGGTACATGCCTTTGAAGTTGTGGGTTCATATATCCATTTAAAAGGTTTAGAAGTTGTGGGTGTACAGGTTACTATTCTTACCCATACACAATCTATTTGTTTTGAAAACCAAGGGAATAACAATATTTATGAACAGCTAAGTATGCATGACGGACAAGCTATTGGCTTTTACTTAACCAAAGGCGCTAATAACTTAATTTTAAACTGCGATGCTTATAATAATCATGATAATACATCGGGCAATAAACTAGGAGGTAATACGGATGGGTTTGGTAATCATCCATCATCAGCGGCTCATACAAATAATATTTTTAGAGGTTGCCGAGCTTGGTTTAATAGTGATGATGGCTATGACTGTATCAGTGCAGATGCCCCTACGGTGTTTGAAAACTGCTGGGCTTTTTATAATGGCTATTCAACAAATTTCACCAGCTTAGGCGATGGAAATGGCTTTAAAGTTGGTGGCTATGGTTCTTCTCCACTTAGTAATTTACCAGCGATAATCCCCAGAAACACCACAAAATCTTGTTTAGCTGTTAGAAATAAAGCTAATGGTTTTTATGCTAACCACCATTTAGCAGGTAATTATTGGTACAACAATACGGCTTACTTAAACGCATCTAATTACAATATGCTCAATAGAAAAGCGGCTAATAGTACCGATTATTTGACTGATGTACCCGGATACGACCATGTGATGAAAAACAATTTAGGTTTTGCTGCAAGAGGCACAGAGACCAGTCAAATAGATGCACCAAAATGCGATTTATCTTTCAACTACTTTACTTTGCCTGTTACCGTTAATAGTAGTGATTTTGTAAGTTTAGATTTAGCACAACTTACCCAACCGAGAAAAGAAAACGGCGATTTACCCGATATTAATTTTATGAAATTAGTTTCTGGAAGCGATTTAATTGATGTTGGTATTGATATTGGGATTGCTTTTGAAGGTGCTAAACCAGATTTAGGCTACAGAGAGTTTAAATCTATCACAACCGGAATAGAAAAATACCCTACTTACAAAGGCTTTAAATTATACCCAAATCCAAGTCAGGATTCTTTAAATATTACCTTACCCAACCATAATGAGGCTGTCATTTTAAAAATTTATAATATGGAAGGGAAATGTGTAAAAGAGGAGACTTTATCCATCAAAGAAAATATACGAATAGATATTTCTAAACTAGCTCAGGGTTCTTATATCTTAAACTTAAGTTTAAAAAAGAACTATATAACTTTAGTTAGTACTAAGTTTATTAAAAGCTTATAA